In Companilactobacillus allii, one genomic interval encodes:
- a CDS encoding metallophosphoesterase family protein encodes MTKIALLSDIHGNITALKAVINDLKKENIEESWYLGDLLMPGPGTNELFDLLDSANTTILLRGNWDDFIFDDVSKLTKRDLDDPVTPYILMLMKYTLENTSKTNLRRLKDAPISTSAVVNGSRILLTHNLIHKNYGHELLPYQEQAHFDDLFANKDYDLSIYGHTHHQIMRTSSKDQLIINPGSIGQPYTERLRFRTDRRAQYAIIDIDEYGYSSIEFKKVSYDIRHELHLARQMKLPYYELYEKLFTEGIAYTHNQPALKKYMDMYGYRDIAMKFYDELKNGKSI; translated from the coding sequence ATGACAAAAATAGCACTATTATCAGATATCCATGGTAATATTACCGCTCTTAAAGCGGTAATTAATGATTTAAAAAAAGAAAATATCGAAGAATCTTGGTATTTAGGAGACCTATTAATGCCAGGCCCTGGAACAAATGAACTATTTGATCTATTAGATTCAGCAAATACCACTATATTATTGCGTGGTAATTGGGACGACTTTATATTTGATGATGTCAGCAAGTTAACAAAACGTGATTTAGATGACCCTGTGACGCCTTATATTCTTATGTTGATGAAGTATACACTTGAAAATACCAGCAAAACCAATTTAAGAAGACTTAAAGACGCACCCATATCAACCAGTGCCGTTGTTAATGGATCTAGAATTTTGCTGACACATAATCTAATTCATAAGAATTATGGTCATGAATTACTTCCATATCAGGAACAGGCGCATTTTGACGACCTGTTCGCCAATAAAGACTATGACTTGTCCATTTATGGCCATACACACCATCAGATAATGCGTACTAGTAGCAAAGATCAATTGATAATTAATCCTGGTTCAATTGGGCAGCCATATACTGAACGTCTTAGGTTTAGAACAGATAGACGTGCTCAGTACGCAATCATTGATATTGATGAGTATGGTTATTCTAGTATTGAATTTAAAAAGGTCTCATATGATATTAGACATGAGCTTCATTTAGCTAGACAGATGAAACTGCCATATTATGAACTGTATGAGAAGCTGTTTACTGAAGGAATTGCATATACACACAATCAACCAGCTTTAAAAAAGTATATGGATATGTATGGATATAGAGATATTGCAATGAAATTTTATGATGAACTTAAAAACGGTAAATCTATTTAG
- the recQ gene encoding DNA helicase RecQ, producing MDPQSVLKDVFGYDNFRPGQGKIINHVLNGDRTLGIMPTGGGKSVCYQLPAIMFDGLTLVVSPLISLMKDQVDSLNEMNIPATFINSTLDYRDQEERMRYIESGAVKLLYAAPERIENPEFYSWLVQLPIDLVSIDEAHVLSAWGHDFRPSYLNIIESLNKLPSNPSWLALTATATSRVQDDLVDILNIPEENIVKTGFARDNIALKIERGVSKLSYVLNYVKSHINESGIIYAGRRKDVDTIYEYLNSHGVKAGRYHAGLDDEERHRQQEDFLFDEVNIIVATNAFGMGINKTNVRYVIHFTIPGTIESYYQEVGRAGRDGLPAEAILLYTPADLGLHRFFIDQSEADDDYKQSLNEKLREMNQYAMTEVCLMRYILRYFGEITDKNCGHCSNCLDNRETTDVTHDSQKVLSCVVRMDQKYGKKVLGRVLAGKADVANDWRNFGKLSTFGLMHDWTLKSINEFIEYLTANGYLMTTGGQYPLLRLTKKGVLVLKGEATVARRLVVVASGPVKEIANDGTYDTNLFEKLRKLRIDIAHAQDVPPFVIFSDKSLRDMSQKMPQNSNEFLAVNGVGNAKLERYGQRFIETIKEYENEKNEEVKN from the coding sequence TTGGATCCGCAATCAGTCTTAAAAGATGTCTTTGGTTATGACAATTTTCGACCAGGACAAGGGAAAATAATTAATCATGTTTTAAATGGTGATCGTACTTTGGGTATTATGCCAACAGGTGGTGGAAAATCTGTTTGCTACCAACTTCCAGCAATTATGTTTGATGGTTTAACATTAGTAGTTTCGCCATTAATATCGTTAATGAAGGATCAAGTTGATAGTTTGAACGAAATGAATATCCCAGCTACCTTTATTAACAGTACTCTCGATTACCGTGATCAAGAGGAACGTATGCGTTACATTGAATCAGGAGCCGTAAAATTATTGTATGCTGCTCCTGAGCGTATCGAGAATCCTGAATTTTACAGTTGGTTAGTGCAATTACCTATTGATTTAGTATCTATTGACGAAGCTCATGTTTTGTCTGCCTGGGGCCATGATTTTCGCCCTAGTTATTTAAATATCATTGAATCCTTGAATAAATTACCTAGTAATCCATCATGGTTGGCATTGACTGCAACAGCAACAAGTCGTGTTCAAGATGATTTAGTCGATATATTGAATATTCCAGAAGAAAATATTGTGAAGACTGGTTTTGCTAGAGATAATATTGCTTTAAAAATAGAGCGTGGTGTAAGTAAATTATCATATGTCTTAAATTATGTTAAATCTCACATTAATGAGTCTGGAATTATTTATGCTGGAAGACGCAAAGATGTTGATACAATTTATGAATATCTTAATTCTCATGGTGTAAAGGCCGGTAGATATCATGCTGGTCTTGATGATGAAGAAAGACATCGGCAGCAAGAAGACTTTTTATTTGATGAAGTAAATATTATTGTTGCCACAAATGCATTTGGAATGGGTATAAATAAGACCAACGTGCGTTATGTGATTCATTTTACTATTCCAGGTACAATTGAAAGTTACTACCAAGAAGTGGGTAGGGCAGGGCGAGATGGACTACCAGCGGAAGCTATCTTGCTATATACACCAGCGGATCTGGGACTTCATAGGTTCTTCATTGATCAATCTGAAGCCGATGATGATTATAAACAAAGTTTGAATGAAAAATTACGAGAAATGAATCAATATGCGATGACGGAAGTATGTTTGATGCGCTATATTTTAAGATACTTTGGTGAAATCACAGATAAGAATTGTGGTCATTGTTCCAACTGCCTAGATAATAGGGAGACCACTGATGTTACACATGATTCTCAAAAGGTATTGAGTTGTGTAGTAAGAATGGATCAGAAGTATGGTAAAAAGGTCTTAGGCCGCGTTTTAGCTGGAAAGGCTGACGTTGCGAATGATTGGCGTAATTTTGGTAAACTATCAACATTTGGATTAATGCACGATTGGACATTAAAATCTATTAATGAATTTATTGAATATTTAACCGCAAATGGATATTTGATGACGACAGGTGGTCAATATCCGCTACTTAGGTTGACTAAGAAGGGTGTTTTGGTATTAAAGGGTGAGGCTACTGTAGCTAGAAGATTGGTAGTTGTAGCCTCTGGTCCGGTTAAAGAAATTGCAAATGATGGAACCTATGATACTAACTTGTTTGAAAAATTACGTAAATTGCGTATTGATATTGCACATGCACAAGATGTACCACCATTTGTTATTTTTTCTGATAAATCATTACGTGATATGTCACAAAAAATGCCTCAAAATTCAAACGAATTCTTGGCTGTTAATGGTGTTGGTAACGCAAAACTTGAACGATACGGTCAAAGATTTATCGAAACAATAAAAGAATATGAAAATGAAAAAAATGAAGAAGTCAAAAATTAA
- a CDS encoding TetR/AcrR family transcriptional regulator — MSNDIVFKDLNDWIENSDMPNGKRKVLQAAIKLFSIQGFNGTSTSEIAKESGMSQATIFKYFKSKDDLLLAIITPIIERIIPTYGENFFNEFSTSSTSLKEMIHFAIFDRYSFMVNNKDAILILLSEVLVNPKVKDMIVSSLLVKINKFINIAWTSIKNTGEIRDDIDFIAFVRLAMGQLAFYFLQTQKFSNLNDKEQIEKDLDNIVQMVFRAVKK, encoded by the coding sequence ATGTCTAATGATATAGTATTTAAAGATTTGAACGATTGGATAGAGAACAGTGATATGCCAAATGGTAAACGTAAAGTTTTACAAGCAGCAATTAAACTATTTTCAATTCAGGGATTCAATGGTACTTCAACGTCTGAAATTGCTAAGGAATCAGGAATGAGTCAAGCTACCATTTTTAAGTATTTTAAATCTAAAGATGATTTATTGTTGGCGATTATCACGCCTATTATCGAAAGGATAATTCCAACCTATGGCGAAAACTTTTTTAACGAATTTTCTACAAGTAGTACAAGTTTAAAAGAAATGATCCATTTTGCAATATTTGATCGCTATAGTTTTATGGTCAATAATAAAGATGCAATATTGATTTTACTTTCAGAGGTATTAGTGAATCCTAAGGTAAAGGATATGATTGTTAGTAGCTTATTAGTTAAAATAAATAAGTTTATAAATATTGCATGGACATCAATTAAAAACACTGGTGAAATAAGGGATGATATCGACTTTATTGCGTTTGTTAGACTAGCGATGGGACAACTAGCATTTTATTTTTTACAAACTCAAAAATTTTCAAATCTTAATGATAAAGAACAAATAGAAAAAGATTTAGATAATATTGTACAAATGGTTTTTAGAGCAGTTAAAAAATAG
- a CDS encoding Cof-type HAD-IIB family hydrolase, which produces MGKYKVAFFDIDGTLAGHRTKENTSILDRIPDSAKLALKRLREEKIEPVIATGRNVGMVKDILSELDVKSFIANNGRYVVFDDEVIFHDTFTNEYLEKVVNYFDSKKIEYCFETVNKLYVYEDSNFLGDGSMQLERIERGTFPEKVIQLIVMNDKEIGESVPIDGVKMLKVAPNVFDITMDESSKAIGIKKVLSNMNIESKDAIAFGDEINDLAMFEEVGYSVAMGDGNPKVQKVASYVTSGVYDDGIFNACKHLGLI; this is translated from the coding sequence ATGGGAAAATATAAAGTTGCCTTTTTTGATATAGATGGTACCTTGGCTGGACATAGAACTAAAGAAAATACATCAATTTTAGATAGAATACCAGATTCAGCTAAATTGGCTTTAAAAAGATTACGTGAAGAAAAAATTGAACCAGTAATTGCTACAGGAAGAAACGTTGGAATGGTCAAAGATATTTTGTCAGAGCTTGACGTAAAAAGCTTTATTGCTAATAATGGCAGATATGTCGTATTCGATGATGAAGTGATCTTTCATGATACGTTCACTAATGAATACCTTGAAAAAGTAGTTAACTATTTTGATTCTAAAAAAATCGAATATTGTTTTGAAACGGTTAATAAATTATATGTATATGAGGACTCTAATTTTTTAGGTGACGGGTCAATGCAATTAGAAAGAATTGAGCGTGGAACTTTCCCTGAGAAGGTTATTCAATTGATTGTTATGAATGATAAAGAAATTGGCGAGTCAGTGCCCATTGATGGAGTGAAGATGTTAAAAGTCGCACCTAATGTGTTTGATATTACGATGGATGAGTCTAGTAAGGCAATTGGTATAAAGAAGGTCCTCTCCAATATGAATATAGAATCAAAAGATGCTATAGCTTTTGGGGATGAGATCAATGATTTGGCAATGTTTGAAGAAGTGGGGTATTCAGTAGCCATGGGAGATGGCAATCCAAAGGTACAAAAAGTAGCAAGTTATGTTACCAGTGGTGTTTATGACGACGGTATATTTAATGCCTGTAAACATCTTGGCCTAATTTAA